CGTCGACCACGCGGCGGGTGATCGTCTTGTCCGCGGTGGTCAACCACGTCATCGTGATGGCGTTGGTGGACGCGATCATCAAGGTGCCCAACTCCTCGGCGTCGATGGTCCACCTCGTCCCGTTCATCTCGGCCACCGAGCGCAGGGTGTTCGCGGCGAGCGCGTAGAGGCGGTCCCACATCTGCCGTCCCACGGCCTGTAGCTCGGGATGGTTGTGCGCGTAGATGGCCAGGGACACGGTCGCCTGCAGCCGGCCGGGATCGACGAGCATCAGCTCGTACAGGTTGTGCAGCGACTCCGACATCTCCCGTTCGACGCCGGCGAGGCCGCGGAGACCGTCGGCGGGTTCCCGGACCTCGTCGACGAGGGAGGTCAGGTCGCGCGGCACGGCCTGGTCGATCACCGCGGCCAGCAACGCCATGCGGGATTCGAAGGCGTAGTGGAAACTCGCCAGCGGCATCTGGGCCTGCGCGCAGATCTTGCGGGTCGTCGCCCCTTCCACCCCGTGGTCGGCGATAACCCGGTAGGCCGCGTCGATCAGAGCCTCCCGACGCTGCTCAACCGTCATGCGCGCCATGAACATCCTTACTCGCCCCGGACCCCGGTCCGGATGGTGGGTATGTGAGTGAACCGATACTAACCCTGCGGGGTCGCTACATTGGATCCGATGACCAGACAAGACAGCAGTCTGCGTGCCCGTGCATCCAGCACGGTACGCGCGGCCGTGGTGAGCGGCACCAATAAATTGGCCGACGCGGGGTTACCCGGGGCGCAGGCGATCGGCGCGAGCCCGGCGGAGATCGCGGCAGAGGTCGCGGCCTCCCCCTTCCTTCGCGACGGGCGGTTCGTCAACGCCGACCCGCCGTCGCCCATCGGTGGGCCGCCGGTCGGGGCATTGGTCGACATGGTGCGACGGCCCGGGCGTCCCACCGGGACGATCATGGTCACCACACCCGACTTCGCGCCCAGTGCCCGCGATCTCGCGGTCACCTGGCTCGGTCATGCGACCGCCCTCGTCGAGATCGACGGGGTGCGCGTCCTGACCGACCCGGTCTTCTCCCGGCGCTGTTCGCCGTCGCAGCTCGTCGGTCCGGCGCGACTACACGCGCTGCCCTGCGACATCGCGGACCTGCCGCCGCTCGACGTCGTGCTGATCAGCCACGATCACTACGACCACCTCGACACCGCGTCGGTCGTCGAACTCGCCCGCACCCAGCCCGCGGCGGTCTTCGTCTGCCCGATCGGCGTCGGCGCGCACCTGCGGGCCTGGGGGATCGGTGCCGAGCGGATCCGCACCGCGCAGTGGCACGACGAGGTCGCCGTCACCGGGGGCAACGGGACCGCGATCCGCTTCGCCGCGGTCCCCGCACGGCACTTCTCCGGCCGCGGCCTCGACCGCGATCTCACGATGTGGGCGAGCTGGGCGATCATCGGGCCGCGGCATAGGGCCTTCTTCTCCGGTGACACCGGATTCAGCGAGGCCTACGAGGATGCGGGCGCGGCGTTCGGGCCGTTCCAACTGAACCTGATCGCGATCGGCGCCTACGACCCGCTATGGCCCGACATCCACGTCAACCCGGAGGAAGCGGTCACCATCCACCGGATGCTGGCGCGCGGCACCGATGCGCTGCTCGTCCCGATCCATTGGGGTACCTTCAACCTCGCGCGACACACGTGGGGCGAGCCCGCCGCGCGGCTGACCCATGCCGCGCAGCCCTCGCCCGGCCGGGCGCCGGTCGACATCGTCATCCCCCAACCCGGGGGCGAGGTGGACGTCGTCGACCGGACCGGCACCGCCACCGTCGTGCCGGACTGGTGGAAGGAGTCGGCGTGACCGTCGAAGCACCCGAGAAGACCGAACCGGTGGATCCCGCGCGCGGATTGACCGCCGCCCAGGTGGCGCAGCGCGTCGCCGCCGGGCAGGCCAACGTCTCGACCGACAAGACCGGTCGCACCGTCGGGCAGATCGTCCGCGCCAACGTCTTCACCCGGATCAACGCGATGCTGGGCGTGCTGTTCATCCTGGTGATGCTCACCGGATCGTGGAAGAACGGGCTGTTCGGGCTGATCATCATCGCCAACAGCGGCATCGGCATCATCCAGGAGGTCCGCGCCAAGCGGACCCTCGACCGGCTCTCGATCGTCGGGCAGGCCAAGCCGACGGTGCGCCGCGACGGGCAGCCGGTCGCGGTGACGCCCGAGGAGATCGTGCTCGACGACATCATCGAGCTCGGTCCGGGCGACCAGATCGTCGTCGACGGCGAGACCGTCGAATCCGCGGCGCTCGACGTCGACGAGTCGCTGCTCACCGGCGAGGCGGATCCGGTGGACAAGGCCGTCGGCGACGAGATCCTCTCCGGCAGCTTCGTCGTCGCCGGTTCCGGCACCTACCGCGCGACGAAGGTCGGCTCCGAAGCCTACGCCGCGAAGCTGGCCGCCGAGGCCTCCAAGTTCACCCTCGTCGACTCCGAGCTGCGCACCGGGATCAACCGGATCCTGCAGGTCATCACCTGGCTGCTGATCCCGGCCGGCATCCTGACCATCGTCAACCAGCTGTTCATCGCCGGCGACGGTTCGCTCGCGTGGGACTCGATCAAGCCCGGCATCCTCGGCATGGTCGCCGCGCTGGTCCCGATGGTCCCCGAGGGATTGGTCCTGATGACCTCGATCGCCTTCGCCGTCGGCGTCGTCCGCCTGGGCCGACGACAATGCCTGGTCAACGAGCTGCCGGCCATCGAGGGTCTCGCGCGCGTCAACATCGTCTGCGCCGACAAGACCGGAACGCTCACCGAGAACGGCATGCGGCTCTCCGAGGTCAAGGCGATCGGGGCGGATGAATCGGAGCGGACCACGGCCGTGCTGGCCGCGATGGCCGCCAACGACCCGCACCCCAACGCCAGCATGGAGGCGATCGCCGAGGCCTACCCGGACGCGCCGAACTGGAAGCTGACGGCGGTCCAGCCGTTCTCCTCGGCGCTCAAGTGGAGCGGCATGTCGTTTGCCGACGCGTCGGGAGCCGATGCGGGCAACTGGCTGATCGGCGCCCCGGACATCCTGCTCGACCCGAACAGCGACGACGCGAAGCGGGCATCGCAGATCAGCGACACCGGCCTGCGGGTCCTGCTGCTGGCGAAGGCCGACGTGGCCGTCGATCAGCCCGACGCCACCAAGTCGATGACCCCGGTCGCGCTGGTGGTGCTCGAGCAGCGGGTGCGACCAGACGCACGCGGCACCCTGGAGTACTTCGGGCACCAGGACGTACAGGTCAAGGTCATTTCCGGGGATAACGCCCGGTCGGTCGGCGCGGTCGCCTCGTCGCTGGGATTGGGGTCGGTCGACGGCGCCGTCGACGGCCGCCAACTGCCCAAGGGTGGCGAGGAATTGGCCGAGGCGGTCTCCGACGGCACGATCTTCGGACGCATCCGCCCCGACCAGAAGCGCGCGATGGTCAAGGCCTTGCAGTCGCGGCACAACACCGTCGCCATGACCGGCGACGGGGTGAACGACGTACTGGCCCTCAAGGACGCCGACATCGGCGTGGCGATGGGATCGGGCAGCTCGGCGGCGCGCTCGGTCGCGCAGATCGTGCTGCTCGACAACAAGTTCGCGACCCTGCCCTACGTCGTCGGCGAGGGTCGGCGCGTCATCGGCAACATCGAGCGCGTCGCCAACCTGTTCCTCACCAAGACCGTGTACGCGGTGCTGTTGGCACTGCTCATCGGGCTGGCGGGCATCGCGGGCAAGCTCTTCGGCTTCACCTCGCTGGCGTATCCCTTCCAGCCGATCCACGTCACCATCTCGGCGTGGTTCACCATCGGCGTCCCCGCCTTCGTGCTGTCGCTGGCGCCGAACAACGAGCGCGCCCGCCCCGGTTTCGTCAAGCGGGTGCTGACGCACGCGGTGCCCAACGGGATCATCGTCGGGCTGGTCGCCTTCATCACCTTCGTGATCGTCAACCCGGGCGGCGCCCGTGGGCCGAAGCTGGGGGAGAAGATCGACCAGCTGCCGCCCGAGGTGGTGCAGGCGTCGACCGCGACGCTGATCGCCCTGGTCGCGACCGCGTTCTATGTACTCGTCGTCGTCGCCCGCCCGTTGAACTGGTGGAAGGCCGTCCTGCTGGTGCTGTCCGCGCTGGCCTACGTGGCGATCTTCGCCTGGCCGATGAACTCCGGTCCGCAGGTACACCTCTTCGGCAAGGACCGGTACGTGTTCAACCCGCAGCACTGGT
This genomic interval from Gordonia sp. X0973 contains the following:
- a CDS encoding TetR/AcrR family transcriptional regulator; this translates as MARMTVEQRREALIDAAYRVIADHGVEGATTRKICAQAQMPLASFHYAFESRMALLAAVIDQAVPRDLTSLVDEVREPADGLRGLAGVEREMSESLHNLYELMLVDPGRLQATVSLAIYAHNHPELQAVGRQMWDRLYALAANTLRSVAEMNGTRWTIDAEELGTLMIASTNAITMTWLTTADKTITRRVVDGTVRWMLSYAAEDDLAKRP
- a CDS encoding MBL fold metallo-hydrolase; protein product: MTRQDSSLRARASSTVRAAVVSGTNKLADAGLPGAQAIGASPAEIAAEVAASPFLRDGRFVNADPPSPIGGPPVGALVDMVRRPGRPTGTIMVTTPDFAPSARDLAVTWLGHATALVEIDGVRVLTDPVFSRRCSPSQLVGPARLHALPCDIADLPPLDVVLISHDHYDHLDTASVVELARTQPAAVFVCPIGVGAHLRAWGIGAERIRTAQWHDEVAVTGGNGTAIRFAAVPARHFSGRGLDRDLTMWASWAIIGPRHRAFFSGDTGFSEAYEDAGAAFGPFQLNLIAIGAYDPLWPDIHVNPEEAVTIHRMLARGTDALLVPIHWGTFNLARHTWGEPAARLTHAAQPSPGRAPVDIVIPQPGGEVDVVDRTGTATVVPDWWKESA
- a CDS encoding HAD-IC family P-type ATPase, whose amino-acid sequence is MTVEAPEKTEPVDPARGLTAAQVAQRVAAGQANVSTDKTGRTVGQIVRANVFTRINAMLGVLFILVMLTGSWKNGLFGLIIIANSGIGIIQEVRAKRTLDRLSIVGQAKPTVRRDGQPVAVTPEEIVLDDIIELGPGDQIVVDGETVESAALDVDESLLTGEADPVDKAVGDEILSGSFVVAGSGTYRATKVGSEAYAAKLAAEASKFTLVDSELRTGINRILQVITWLLIPAGILTIVNQLFIAGDGSLAWDSIKPGILGMVAALVPMVPEGLVLMTSIAFAVGVVRLGRRQCLVNELPAIEGLARVNIVCADKTGTLTENGMRLSEVKAIGADESERTTAVLAAMAANDPHPNASMEAIAEAYPDAPNWKLTAVQPFSSALKWSGMSFADASGADAGNWLIGAPDILLDPNSDDAKRASQISDTGLRVLLLAKADVAVDQPDATKSMTPVALVVLEQRVRPDARGTLEYFGHQDVQVKVISGDNARSVGAVASSLGLGSVDGAVDGRQLPKGGEELAEAVSDGTIFGRIRPDQKRAMVKALQSRHNTVAMTGDGVNDVLALKDADIGVAMGSGSSAARSVAQIVLLDNKFATLPYVVGEGRRVIGNIERVANLFLTKTVYAVLLALLIGLAGIAGKLFGFTSLAYPFQPIHVTISAWFTIGVPAFVLSLAPNNERARPGFVKRVLTHAVPNGIIVGLVAFITFVIVNPGGARGPKLGEKIDQLPPEVVQASTATLIALVATAFYVLVVVARPLNWWKAVLLVLSALAYVAIFAWPMNSGPQVHLFGKDRYVFNPQHWFNLDSSNTGMVVVALCAAAVGIIAIEVVNRVLPRFIPEDAVEPEHAVQAEGAEAVGR